The proteins below are encoded in one region of Desulfobulbaceae bacterium:
- a CDS encoding response regulator encodes MESYMILVVDDNQDNRELVVKVLTAKGYRIAEAIDGEEALSKVAEIGPDLILMDISIPKLDGYEVTKRLKSSDAFRAIPVIALTAHAMKGDREKAIAAGCDGYITKPINVRELANQIKPFFRPDK; translated from the coding sequence ATGGAAAGCTATATGATACTGGTAGTAGATGACAATCAGGATAACCGGGAGTTGGTGGTTAAGGTCCTGACGGCAAAGGGCTATCGTATTGCTGAGGCGATTGATGGTGAGGAGGCTTTGAGCAAGGTGGCTGAAATCGGGCCGGATCTGATCCTTATGGACATTTCTATTCCCAAGCTGGATGGGTATGAGGTGACCAAGCGGCTCAAGAGTAGCGATGCCTTTCGGGCTATCCCGGTAATAGCCTTGACGGCGCATGCCATGAAGGGTGATCGGGAAAAGGCTATTGCTGCGGGATGTGACGGTTATATCACCAAGCCGATTAATGTTCGTGAGCTTGCCAACCAAATCAAGCCTTTTTTTCGACCAGATAAGTGA
- a CDS encoding response regulator — translation MMMILDFIRRRLALKILLALTFAVAMVMGVTIYLAVSSQREQIRERMATFGRELKDLAYAGIKHPMSVGDSASVQRQLMDVRDMLKGTEIMICDFDQRIVFATHEEKINTQVEQLIDNGEALTALTQLLTAGEPYDERYFEEEVGGRKYLVTLHRMPNEPECHHCHGASRKVLGGLIVRQATDETYSAIVSLRNRTIFICVLGLAAIISIIYLLLTRLVTRPVADLVDKAEQLAQGDMSVSVRVCTDDSIGVLGKSFNAMVLSIKDRIEYANGLRDAIADPLFLVDTKMVITYMNEACVQLTGYTREEAEGRMTCQQVFRSDICEETCPIKQCFQTGEPVERVRIIMTNRQGEEIPLMASASAMRDAHGALVGGVEICKDITDVLEAERLRYIRKTAQREEDQRKYLESRVENLLVALSQVSGGDLSVRTEILDKNDVMDKIAQHVNQMLESLERLYERISSFSKESELEVARRTMMLREKTLLLERANRELRELDRLKSAFLANMSHELRTPMNSIIGYTDLLIDRVDGEINEEQEKSLHKVENNARHLLQLINDILDMSKIESGKVELDLKETDICELVASLTTTFEPVISKKHLSLAFDFADQIPLVYVDRDRVHQIFINLLSNAVKFTHQGGVTIYVRPSDRGVSPGESPFFVEICVVDTGIGIKEEDINKLFDKFSQIDVSTIRQYEGTGLGLSIARGLVVLHKGVIWAESRYGEGSRFCFTLPVQKKIMERPAQVIVEPLMAEGLATYFDKPVEMFLKAPHYGGKPIRCWEYVHCGQSSCPAYGSDDNRCWLIFGTHCKGTKVAAYPEKVEFCKGCEIVERLIIEEGEQVVSGLTDDLSPMSLTAMKTILVIDDNPEVIELIRKYIGAEYRVVGHQSGEGAVEKAKAIRPVAITLDIMMPGKNGWHVLLDLKRTPETQDIPVIILSIVDDKKMGFSLGAAEYLVKPIDRNVLIKKLKRLERVAGIQRILVADSEPRSVEAICQALEGTGYQVTSAFSQEEAVRSISRYLPDLIVFNLLMQDAKGVGLLEYIRFDERLKNIPLILLAEKNLNEAEIKDLNGRIAATLNKGVLSEKDLLAELKGIIEKM, via the coding sequence ATGATGATGATCCTTGATTTTATCCGTCGTCGGCTTGCCCTGAAGATACTGTTGGCCTTGACTTTCGCGGTCGCTATGGTCATGGGGGTTACGATCTATCTTGCGGTCAGCAGCCAGCGGGAGCAGATCCGGGAGCGGATGGCCACTTTTGGTAGGGAGTTGAAGGACCTGGCTTATGCCGGAATCAAGCATCCCATGTCAGTAGGAGACAGTGCCTCGGTGCAGCGCCAGCTTATGGACGTGCGCGATATGCTGAAGGGTACGGAGATCATGATCTGTGACTTTGATCAGAGGATTGTCTTTGCCACCCATGAGGAGAAAATTAATACCCAGGTAGAGCAGCTGATTGATAACGGGGAAGCTCTCACAGCTCTCACTCAGCTTCTTACTGCTGGAGAGCCTTATGATGAGAGATATTTCGAAGAGGAGGTTGGTGGCCGGAAATATCTGGTGACTCTCCACCGGATGCCTAATGAGCCGGAATGTCATCACTGTCATGGCGCTTCACGGAAAGTTCTTGGTGGGTTGATTGTTCGTCAGGCCACCGATGAGACCTACAGCGCCATCGTCTCCTTGCGGAATCGGACGATATTCATCTGTGTTTTGGGTCTCGCCGCCATTATCAGCATTATTTATCTGCTTTTGACGCGGTTGGTTACCCGACCGGTGGCAGACCTGGTGGATAAGGCGGAACAACTCGCCCAGGGGGATATGTCAGTGTCGGTGCGGGTGTGCACTGACGATTCCATAGGTGTTCTGGGGAAATCATTCAATGCCATGGTGCTGAGTATCAAGGACCGGATTGAATATGCCAACGGATTGAGGGACGCCATTGCCGATCCTCTCTTTCTGGTGGATACGAAGATGGTCATCACATACATGAACGAGGCCTGCGTTCAGCTTACAGGGTACACCAGGGAGGAGGCCGAGGGCAGGATGACCTGTCAGCAGGTGTTTCGCAGTGATATCTGTGAAGAGACCTGCCCGATAAAGCAGTGCTTTCAGACTGGTGAACCGGTGGAGCGCGTCCGAATTATCATGACAAATCGACAAGGCGAGGAGATTCCCTTAATGGCGAGCGCCAGCGCCATGCGCGATGCTCATGGCGCGCTGGTGGGTGGGGTGGAGATCTGCAAGGATATCACCGATGTCCTGGAGGCCGAAAGGTTGCGGTATATTAGAAAGACTGCGCAAAGGGAAGAGGACCAGCGCAAATACCTTGAGTCCAGAGTCGAAAATCTGTTGGTCGCGCTTTCTCAGGTGTCGGGCGGCGACCTATCGGTCCGAACCGAGATTCTGGATAAAAACGATGTGATGGATAAGATCGCCCAGCATGTTAACCAGATGCTCGAAAGCCTGGAGCGGCTCTATGAGCGGATATCTTCGTTCAGCAAGGAGTCGGAGTTGGAAGTGGCCCGCAGGACCATGATGCTGCGTGAGAAAACATTGCTTCTCGAACGGGCCAACCGGGAGTTGAGGGAGCTTGATCGCTTGAAATCGGCTTTCCTGGCCAATATGTCACATGAGTTGCGGACTCCGATGAATTCGATCATTGGCTATACCGATCTGCTGATTGACCGGGTGGACGGCGAAATCAACGAGGAGCAGGAGAAGAGCCTGCACAAGGTCGAGAATAACGCCCGGCACCTCCTGCAGTTGATCAATGATATTCTTGATATGTCGAAGATTGAATCAGGCAAGGTTGAACTCGATCTCAAAGAGACCGATATCTGCGAACTGGTGGCATCCCTGACTACCACCTTTGAGCCTGTCATTTCCAAGAAACACCTCTCTCTTGCCTTTGACTTTGCGGATCAAATTCCCCTTGTGTATGTGGATCGAGACCGAGTTCACCAGATCTTCATTAATCTCCTCTCCAATGCGGTAAAATTTACCCATCAGGGTGGCGTCACCATCTATGTGCGGCCCTCGGATCGTGGGGTTAGCCCTGGTGAGTCGCCATTTTTTGTGGAGATCTGTGTGGTGGATACCGGGATCGGTATCAAGGAGGAGGATATCAATAAGCTCTTTGATAAATTTAGCCAGATCGATGTCTCTACCATCCGCCAATATGAGGGCACCGGACTGGGTTTGAGTATTGCTCGGGGGCTGGTGGTGCTTCATAAGGGAGTGATCTGGGCCGAGAGCCGTTATGGCGAGGGCAGCCGTTTTTGTTTCACCCTGCCGGTGCAAAAGAAGATCATGGAGCGGCCTGCTCAGGTAATTGTTGAGCCGCTGATGGCTGAGGGATTGGCTACCTATTTTGACAAGCCGGTTGAGATGTTTCTTAAAGCCCCTCATTATGGGGGCAAACCGATCAGGTGCTGGGAGTACGTTCATTGCGGTCAGAGCAGTTGCCCTGCTTATGGCAGCGATGATAATCGGTGTTGGCTGATTTTCGGCACCCATTGCAAGGGGACCAAGGTTGCGGCCTATCCGGAGAAGGTGGAGTTCTGCAAAGGGTGCGAGATCGTTGAGCGGCTGATCATTGAGGAGGGTGAACAGGTCGTTTCAGGTCTGACCGATGACCTAAGCCCGATGAGTCTCACCGCCATGAAGACTATTCTGGTCATTGATGATAATCCGGAGGTGATCGAGTTGATCCGGAAATATATCGGCGCTGAGTACCGGGTGGTGGGGCACCAAAGCGGAGAAGGGGCGGTGGAGAAGGCCAAAGCGATCAGACCGGTTGCTATTACCTTGGATATTATGATGCCTGGGAAAAATGGCTGGCACGTGCTGCTGGATTTAAAAAGAACTCCGGAGACCCAAGATATCCCGGTGATCATCCTCTCCATTGTCGATGACAAAAAGATGGGGTTTAGTCTTGGCGCTGCGGAATACCTGGTCAAGCCTATTGATCGCAATGTGCTGATAAAGAAGCTTAAACGCCTTGAGCGGGTTGCCGGAATCCAGAGAATCTTAGTGGCAGATAGCGAACCCCGGAGCGTTGAGGCCATCTGCCAGGCCCTTGAGGGTACCGGCTATCAGGTGACTTCCGCTTTTTCTCAGGAAGAGGCGGTCCGTTCGATCAGCAGGTATCTCCCCGATCTGATTGTTTTTAATCTCTTGATGCAGGATGCAAAGGGCGTGGGCCTTTTGGAGTATATCAGATTTGATGAACGCCTTAAAAATATCCCCTTGATCCTTCTTGCGGAGAAGAATTTGAACGAAGCTGAGATAAAGGATCTGAACGGCAGGATAGCGGCCACACTGAACAAAGGGGTATTGAGCGAAAAAGATTTACTCGCCGAGTTGAAAGGGATCATTGAAAAAATGTGA
- a CDS encoding cytochrome C, giving the protein MLSKQFLGAGKADGPNSKAFQSFSPLFSRIVFFVIFLLSLPFLSPFALILSVAQASPVPAIYVGSDACKDCHADEYDSFVTYAKKSKSFESIEKLRRGLLPEDIERCYSCHTTGYGQPGGFVSSEQTPQLKNAGCEVCHGPGSIHVLSRSSTDIKRHLTTDVCGQCHISERVKAFRYKPMIHGGAH; this is encoded by the coding sequence ATGCTAAGCAAACAGTTTTTGGGTGCTGGCAAGGCCGACGGCCCCAACTCGAAAGCATTTCAGTCTTTTTCCCCCCTTTTCTCCCGTATTGTTTTTTTTGTTATCTTCTTGTTGTCCCTCCCTTTTCTTTCCCCTTTTGCCCTGATCTTAAGTGTGGCTCAGGCTTCCCCTGTTCCGGCCATCTATGTTGGGTCTGACGCCTGCAAAGATTGTCATGCCGATGAGTATGACAGTTTCGTCACCTACGCCAAGAAAAGTAAGTCCTTCGAGAGCATAGAGAAGCTGCGCAGAGGCTTGCTGCCCGAAGATATCGAGCGGTGTTATTCTTGTCATACCACAGGGTATGGTCAGCCTGGCGGTTTTGTCAGTTCGGAGCAGACCCCCCAATTGAAAAATGCCGGTTGTGAGGTCTGCCACGGACCAGGCAGCATTCATGTGCTGAGTCGTAGCTCGACCGATATTAAGCGGCATCTCACCACTGATGTCTGTGGGCAGTGTCATATCTCGGAACGGGTCAAGGCCTTTCGTTATAAGCCTATGATCCACGGCGGGGCGCATTGA